The following coding sequences are from one Aliarcobacter skirrowii CCUG 10374 window:
- a CDS encoding lipid A biosynthesis acyltransferase codes for MIEKIKDYFILILYYIFLFLFFITPKFLMEKFLKFLAFLAYKVDKKHLKIARANIDLVFKDSLTKSRKEEIIYNSYKSLCFNMYEHIENQRVNKEILFSKANILNKEIIEKAFKDNRKIIYITAHYGGWEITLPYIAMMFGEIAVVNRRMDNPYIQKKYEIGRSKNRITMLEKKSAAKGMLTAFKENKSIAVVIDQHIGSGIDIEFLGQKVKATDSTARVALKFDAIIIPIFTVNNGFRDWTIEVQEPIDVKTYEFKSEDKIKELTQIQNDIVSNQILKKPDFWLWQHKRFKAYNDEIYKK; via the coding sequence ATGATAGAAAAGATTAAAGACTATTTTATACTTATTTTATACTATATTTTTCTATTTTTATTTTTTATAACTCCAAAGTTCTTAATGGAGAAATTTTTAAAATTTTTGGCTTTTTTAGCCTACAAAGTAGATAAAAAGCATCTAAAAATTGCACGAGCAAATATTGATTTAGTTTTTAAAGATAGTTTAACTAAGAGTAGAAAAGAGGAGATAATTTATAACTCATATAAATCTTTATGTTTTAATATGTATGAGCATATAGAGAATCAAAGAGTAAACAAAGAGATACTTTTTTCAAAAGCAAATATTTTAAATAAAGAGATAATAGAAAAAGCTTTTAAAGATAATAGAAAAATTATATATATAACGGCTCATTATGGTGGTTGGGAGATAACACTGCCTTATATTGCTATGATGTTTGGTGAAATTGCTGTTGTAAATAGAAGAATGGATAATCCATATATTCAAAAAAAATATGAGATAGGAAGAAGTAAAAACCGTATTACAATGCTTGAGAAAAAGAGTGCTGCAAAAGGTATGCTAACTGCTTTTAAAGAGAATAAAAGTATAGCCGTAGTTATTGATCAACACATAGGTAGTGGAATAGATATAGAGTTTTTAGGACAAAAAGTAAAAGCAACAGACTCAACAGCAAGAGTTGCACTAAAATTTGATGCAATTATTATTCCAATTTTTACAGTAAATAATGGTTTTAGAGATTGGACAATAGAGGTTCAAGAGCCAATTGATGTAAAAACTTATGAGTTTAAAAGCGAAGATAAAATAAAAGAGCTAACGCAAATTCAAAACGATATTGTATCTAATCAAATTTTGAAAAAACCAGACTTTTGGCTTTGGCAGCATAAGCGTTTCAAAGCTTATAATGATGAAATTTATAAAAAGTAA
- a CDS encoding Ppx/GppA phosphatase family protein: protein MSKITTIIDIGSNSMRMVVLEKSSRFAFSLINETKSRVKISEGCYENGGMLQEIPMQRAYESLKSFLNISNALKSRKILCVATSALRDAPNSNVFLSRVKQDLGLNIKIINGEKESYYGGVATSNLLHDDNFVTVDIGGGSTEFCFVEDGKIVKSLSLDIGTVRIRELYFNKNNLDGAKTYILENLKKVLNCGVNTPSKVVGIGGSIRFLSKLIMQKNAYPLDSIHGFTYDVKNEQKLFLDILKTESNEELEALGVKKDRFDTIKEGTFIFKTIIDELNIKTVVTSGVGVREGVYLTDLLRNQNHKFPSNFNVSVRSLLDRFQICEKQSAYLGRSAKEIFEVLKPLHKLDDKFSTLLVVASKLHSIGVRLNFYKSNDNAFDFILNGLTYDFLHTSRVTVAYILKFSKKSLPKESDIEKYKELLPPLETLRWLSFMQALNLAINIDYSNPKTQYALKENILTIELENNSFLLSSQIDKLELPDGLELGIL, encoded by the coding sequence ATGTCGAAAATTACAACAATCATCGACATTGGTTCAAACTCAATGCGAATGGTTGTTTTAGAAAAATCTAGTAGATTTGCATTTAGTCTTATAAATGAGACAAAAAGTAGGGTGAAAATCTCAGAAGGATGCTATGAAAATGGTGGTATGCTTCAAGAGATACCCATGCAAAGAGCTTATGAATCTTTAAAATCTTTTTTAAATATCTCAAATGCCCTTAAATCAAGAAAAATTCTTTGTGTTGCAACATCTGCTTTAAGAGATGCTCCAAACTCTAATGTTTTTTTAAGTAGAGTAAAACAAGATTTAGGTCTTAATATTAAGATTATAAATGGTGAAAAAGAGTCATATTATGGGGGAGTAGCTACTTCAAATTTGCTTCATGATGATAACTTTGTAACAGTAGATATTGGTGGTGGAAGTACAGAGTTTTGTTTTGTTGAAGATGGAAAAATAGTAAAATCTTTATCACTTGATATTGGAACAGTTAGAATTAGAGAGTTATATTTTAATAAAAACAATCTTGATGGTGCAAAAACTTATATTCTTGAAAATCTAAAAAAAGTTTTAAATTGTGGTGTTAATACTCCTTCAAAAGTTGTTGGAATTGGTGGAAGTATTAGGTTTTTATCAAAATTAATTATGCAAAAAAATGCTTACCCACTTGACTCAATTCATGGCTTTACTTATGATGTAAAAAATGAGCAAAAACTTTTTTTAGATATTTTAAAAACAGAATCAAACGAAGAGTTAGAGGCTTTGGGTGTAAAAAAAGATAGATTTGATACTATAAAAGAGGGTACATTTATCTTTAAAACTATTATTGATGAGTTAAATATTAAAACTGTTGTAACTTCTGGAGTGGGTGTGCGAGAGGGAGTTTATTTAACAGATTTATTAAGAAATCAAAATCATAAATTTCCTTCTAATTTTAATGTAAGTGTTAGAAGTCTACTTGATAGATTTCAAATATGTGAAAAACAGAGTGCATATTTAGGAAGAAGTGCTAAAGAGATTTTTGAGGTTTTAAAACCACTTCATAAGCTTGATGATAAGTTCTCAACACTTTTAGTTGTTGCTTCGAAACTGCATTCAATTGGGGTTAGATTAAACTTTTATAAATCAAATGATAATGCTTTTGATTTTATTTTAAATGGTTTAACTTATGATTTTTTACACACTTCAAGAGTAACTGTTGCTTATATTTTGAAGTTTTCAAAAAAATCTCTACCAAAAGAGAGTGATATTGAAAAATATAAAGAGCTGTTGCCACCTTTGGAAACTTTAAGATGGCTCTCTTTTATGCAAGCTTTAAACCTAGCAATAAATATTGACTACTCAAATCCAAAGACACAATATGCTTTAAAAGAGAATATTCTAACAATTGAGCTTGAAAATAACTCATTTTTATTAAGCTCTCAAATAGATAAACTTGAACTTCCAGATGGTTTGGAGCTTGGAATTTTATGA
- the waaC gene encoding lipopolysaccharide heptosyltransferase I, whose translation MIKKIAIVRLSAMGDIIHSMTALQFIKAKYPNIQIDWFVEEGFAGVLENNPHVDNIIRLNLKSIKKNRFEIFNQIKLVRSLKKNSYDLVIDTQGLLKSAIVARLLGKKRAGFCKNSTREKIASCFYNKKISISYDKNVIDRNCYLISKALNFEITKDEIVNKEPFLFFKDESGIIYDYLEKDRKNILFVVGASWPSKIYPKEKFAKIASSLNENFLIAWGSEQEKEMAKFIEQNSNARVLPKLDLNSLKALISKVDLTIGNDTGPTHISWALNIPTITIFGNTPAYRNTYETNISKTVKSKSIVNPYKIDKNDFSIQDIDEEEIIKIAKELLNDRKD comes from the coding sequence ATGATAAAAAAAATTGCAATTGTTAGATTATCTGCAATGGGTGATATTATTCACTCAATGACAGCTTTGCAATTTATAAAAGCAAAATATCCAAATATCCAAATAGATTGGTTTGTTGAAGAGGGATTTGCTGGCGTTTTAGAAAACAATCCTCATGTTGACAATATTATAAGATTAAATTTAAAAAGTATAAAAAAAAACAGATTTGAGATTTTTAATCAGATTAAACTTGTAAGAAGTTTAAAAAAAAACAGTTATGATTTAGTAATAGATACTCAAGGACTTTTAAAATCTGCAATAGTAGCTAGACTGCTTGGGAAAAAAAGAGCTGGTTTTTGTAAAAATTCAACTAGAGAAAAAATAGCAAGTTGTTTTTATAATAAAAAGATATCAATTTCATATGATAAAAATGTAATTGATAGAAACTGCTATTTGATAAGTAAGGCTTTGAATTTTGAAATTACAAAAGATGAGATTGTAAATAAAGAGCCTTTTTTATTTTTTAAAGATGAGAGTGGTATAATCTACGACTATTTAGAAAAAGATAGAAAAAATATTTTGTTTGTTGTTGGTGCTAGTTGGCCAAGCAAAATTTATCCTAAAGAGAAGTTTGCAAAAATTGCTTCAAGTTTAAATGAGAATTTTTTAATTGCTTGGGGAAGTGAGCAAGAAAAAGAGATGGCTAAGTTTATAGAGCAAAATTCAAATGCAAGAGTTTTGCCAAAACTAGATTTAAATAGTTTAAAAGCTTTGATTTCAAAAGTTGATTTGACTATTGGAAATGATACAGGACCAACTCATATATCTTGGGCTTTAAATATTCCAACAATAACTATTTTTGGGAATACTCCAGCTTATAGAAACACATATGAAACAAATATAAGCAAAACTGTAAAATCAAAATCTATTGTAAACCCTTATAAAATAGATAAAAATGATTTTTCAATTCAAGATATAGATGAAGAAGAGATTATAAAGATTGCAAAGGAGCTTTTAAATGATAGAAAAGATTAA
- a CDS encoding EI24 domain-containing protein — protein MNEIEILKRSIGDFFSSSMLKLALIPLLITMTILYIIFFQMASFGIDSLQIIAQTSQNGEEIVIDESAPFYFVWFTYLIVFLFKYSITSWLAAFLIYTVGIIFIFHFSIILTLLIIGFLTPFVVKYLKKTHYKDLILKPYGTVLGSIYLLLKTIFIMIFLYIALIPLYFIPLINILAIYLPLYYFFHKLLNYDVSSTILSKDEYKKIYEKSSNYFRVRTFFLYLISTIPFITLFVAIFYVLYLCHAYFMELEKIQKNSSEVL, from the coding sequence ATGAATGAAATAGAGATTTTAAAAAGAAGTATAGGTGATTTTTTTAGCTCCTCAATGCTAAAACTAGCATTAATTCCACTTCTTATTACAATGACAATTTTATATATAATATTTTTTCAAATGGCTAGTTTTGGAATAGATAGTTTGCAAATTATTGCTCAAACTTCACAAAATGGTGAAGAGATAGTTATTGATGAGAGTGCACCATTTTATTTTGTATGGTTTACATATTTAATTGTTTTTTTATTTAAATACTCAATTACATCTTGGTTGGCTGCTTTTTTAATCTATACAGTTGGAATTATTTTTATTTTTCATTTTAGTATTATTTTAACTTTGTTAATTATTGGATTTTTGACACCTTTTGTTGTTAAATATCTAAAAAAAACCCACTATAAAGATTTGATTTTAAAACCTTATGGAACAGTTTTAGGCTCTATTTATCTACTTTTAAAAACTATTTTTATAATGATATTTTTATATATAGCTTTAATACCTCTATATTTTATACCATTAATAAATATTTTGGCTATATATTTGCCTTTATATTATTTTTTCCACAAACTTTTAAACTATGATGTATCATCTACAATTTTAAGTAAAGATGAGTATAAAAAAATCTATGAAAAAAGCTCAAACTATTTTAGAGTAAGAACATTTTTTTTATATCTAATTTCAACTATTCCATTTATAACTCTTTTTGTAGCTATATTTTATGTTCTTTATCTATGCCATGCTTATTTTATGGAGCTTGAAAAAATTCAAAAAAACAGTAGTGAGGTTTTATAG
- a CDS encoding inositol monophosphatase family protein, whose amino-acid sequence MENIKNAVIKANIEVLNYLKNSLKKDDFIYTNQIGFGGDNSLKIDIIFENIFIKHLKEFGNIFSEECGLKDFKKDITFIIDPLDGSNNFFSNLPYYGTSVAIKKDEEIIGGFVANLALETLVYRFLDDEVIYLSLNSNKELKNRINNSSKVAVFERGYKYPDICKILNDKNIKFRVLGATAISLANARDYDFVLFMGELRAFDIDAAMYICKDLYKIVKNNLIFITKSKDCFNDFKEIIKHF is encoded by the coding sequence TTGGAAAATATAAAAAATGCAGTTATAAAAGCAAATATTGAAGTTTTAAACTATTTAAAAAATAGTTTAAAAAAAGATGATTTTATATATACAAATCAGATTGGTTTTGGTGGAGATAATTCACTTAAAATCGATATTATTTTTGAAAATATTTTTATAAAACATTTAAAAGAGTTTGGAAATATTTTTAGTGAAGAGTGTGGTTTAAAAGATTTTAAAAAAGATATAACTTTTATTATTGATCCACTTGATGGAAGCAATAATTTTTTCTCAAATCTTCCATATTATGGAACATCTGTCGCAATAAAAAAAGATGAAGAGATTATTGGTGGATTTGTTGCAAATTTAGCTTTAGAAACCTTAGTATATAGATTTTTAGATGATGAGGTAATATATTTATCACTAAACAGCAATAAAGAGTTAAAAAACAGAATAAATAATAGCTCAAAAGTTGCAGTTTTTGAAAGAGGTTATAAGTATCCAGATATTTGTAAAATTTTAAATGATAAAAATATAAAGTTTAGAGTTTTAGGAGCAACAGCTATCTCTTTGGCGAATGCAAGAGATTATGATTTTGTTCTTTTTATGGGAGAATTAAGAGCTTTTGATATTGATGCAGCAATGTATATTTGTAAAGATTTATATAAAATAGTTAAAAATAATCTTATTTTTATAACAAAATCAAAAGATTGTTTTAATGATTTTAAAGAAATTATTAAACATTTTTAG
- a CDS encoding diacylglycerol kinase gives MQNKPKYSFFKNWKYACDGLITAIKTESSFRLELFCAIFIVALILYVDTTLTNKLILLVTGILVLIVELLNSAIENVVDLCTKEIHPLAKNAKDLGSTAVMFTIGLHLVCWMIILI, from the coding sequence ATGCAAAATAAACCTAAATATAGTTTTTTTAAAAATTGGAAATATGCTTGTGATGGGTTAATAACTGCTATAAAAACAGAGAGCTCTTTTAGGCTTGAGCTGTTTTGTGCAATATTTATTGTAGCTTTGATTTTGTATGTTGATACAACTTTAACAAATAAGCTTATACTTTTAGTTACTGGGATTTTGGTTTTAATAGTAGAACTTTTAAACTCTGCAATTGAAAATGTGGTTGATTTGTGTACAAAAGAGATTCATCCACTTGCTAAAAATGCCAAAGATTTAGGCTCAACTGCTGTTATGTTTACAATTGGTTTGCATTTGGTTTGTTGGATGATAATTTTAATATAA
- a CDS encoding YfhL family 4Fe-4S dicluster ferredoxin — protein MALIITDECIACDACREECPNYAIEEGDPIYIIDPDRCTECVGHYEEPQCVEVCPVDCIILDPDNEETMEELKFKYEQLMEEEN, from the coding sequence ATGGCTTTAATAATTACGGACGAATGTATTGCATGTGATGCATGTAGAGAAGAGTGCCCAAACTACGCTATTGAAGAAGGGGATCCAATTTATATTATTGATCCTGATAGATGTACTGAGTGTGTTGGTCATTATGAAGAACCACAATGTGTTGAGGTTTGTCCAGTTGATTGTATAATTTTAGATCCAGATAATGAAGAGACAATGGAAGAGTTGAAGTTTAAATACGAACAACTAATGGAAGAAGAAAACTAA
- a CDS encoding radical SAM/SPASM domain-containing protein, with product MVIAKFKKVHIELTNICNLKCSFCPPKNLPNKIMSLDFFDRLNSELKEFTNELAYHIVGDPLVLTNLEEYLKISKKHNLKVNITTTANNISQKHYKALLNSAIKQINFSINSYNANSHKKSFEEYFEPILDFVKFAMQNSHDYFINFRIWNLDDKKSALDFNNEVFNRLNHFFNSNLNIDEIYSTKPKNIRVARKIFINFDEYFSWPTLKNNIVSQKGFCYGLSSHFGILANGTVVPCCLDLDASINLGDTNENSIKDILQSSRAKAMINGFKNNILVEELCQKCEYRVRFDIKNKEEEHE from the coding sequence ATATTGAGCTTACAAATATATGCAATTTAAAGTGTTCATTTTGTCCTCCAAAAAATTTACCAAACAAAATTATGAGTTTAGATTTTTTTGATAGATTAAATAGTGAGCTAAAAGAGTTTACAAATGAACTTGCATATCATATAGTTGGTGATCCTTTAGTTTTAACAAATTTAGAAGAGTATTTAAAGATTAGTAAAAAACATAATCTTAAAGTAAATATTACAACAACTGCAAATAATATTTCACAAAAGCACTACAAAGCTTTATTAAATAGTGCTATAAAACAGATAAATTTCTCAATAAATTCATACAATGCAAACTCACATAAAAAGAGTTTTGAAGAGTATTTTGAGCCTATTTTAGATTTTGTAAAGTTCGCAATGCAAAATAGTCATGATTATTTTATAAACTTTAGAATCTGGAATTTAGATGATAAAAAGAGTGCTTTGGATTTTAATAATGAAGTTTTTAATAGATTAAATCATTTTTTCAATTCAAATTTGAATATAGATGAGATTTATAGTACAAAACCAAAAAATATTAGAGTTGCTAGAAAAATATTTATTAATTTTGATGAATATTTCTCTTGGCCAACTTTAAAAAACAACATAGTTAGCCAAAAAGGTTTTTGTTATGGTTTAAGCTCTCATTTTGGAATATTGGCAAATGGAACTGTTGTTCCTTGTTGTTTGGATTTAGATGCTTCTATAAATCTTGGAGATACAAATGAAAACTCAATCAAAGATATTTTACAAAGTAGTAGAGCAAAAGCTATGATAAATGGTTTTAAAAATAATATTTTAGTTGAAGAGCTTTGTCAAAAGTGTGAATATAGAGTACGATTTGATATAAAAAATAAAGAGGAAGAGCATGAATGA